Proteins encoded in a region of the Streptacidiphilus rugosus AM-16 genome:
- a CDS encoding ATP-dependent DNA ligase: MGRPNPQTAPLPLLAPMLATAGPLPGADREAEYAYEPLWNGARILAHLPGNGTAMLLSAGVDVTADYPELARLPELLPHGLVTVLDGEIIAPDNRGRPSVERLQLRRSWHHPTAVAHGARDLPVRLVVYDVLHLAGPTVHLPYTARRALLDDLALIDRYVQVTSSWPAMAKEAWHFTREEGYEGIVAKRLSSLYLPGRRSRDWIKIKAPVPR, translated from the coding sequence ATGGGGCGTCCGAACCCACAGACGGCGCCACTGCCCTTGCTGGCGCCCATGCTCGCCACGGCCGGACCGCTCCCGGGAGCCGACCGCGAGGCCGAGTACGCCTACGAGCCTCTCTGGAACGGGGCCCGCATCCTGGCCCACCTCCCCGGCAACGGCACCGCGATGCTGCTCAGCGCGGGCGTCGATGTCACCGCCGACTACCCAGAACTGGCCCGCCTGCCCGAACTCCTGCCCCACGGCCTGGTCACCGTCCTGGACGGCGAGATCATCGCCCCGGACAACCGGGGACGGCCCAGCGTGGAGCGCCTGCAACTGCGGCGCTCCTGGCATCACCCCACCGCCGTCGCCCATGGCGCCCGCGACCTGCCGGTACGGCTCGTGGTCTACGACGTGCTCCATCTCGCCGGGCCCACCGTGCACCTGCCGTACACCGCCCGCCGCGCCCTCCTGGACGACCTGGCCCTTATCGACCGATATGTCCAGGTGACGTCCTCATGGCCGGCGATGGCCAAGGAAGCCTGGCACTTCACCCGCGAGGAAGGTTACGAGGGCATCGTCGCCAAACGTCTGTCCAGCCTCTACCTCCCCGGCAGACGCAGCCGCGACTGGATCAAGATCAAAGCCCCGGTCCCGCGGTGA
- a CDS encoding NADPH-dependent FMN reductase gives MNDLKIAIILGSTRPGRNGKAVADWVLDRAGARTAAEYELVDLADYPLPHLDEATPPSMGQYEGEHTKAWATKIAEFDGYIFVTPEYNHSTSGVLKNAIDYLYAEWNNKAAAFVSYGSLGGARAIEHLRTVASELQLAHVRQQLSFSLFSDFENFSVFKPGPQHDDAAIALFDQLESWTSALKTTRA, from the coding sequence TTGAATGACCTGAAGATTGCCATCATCCTTGGCAGCACCCGCCCCGGCCGCAATGGCAAAGCTGTCGCTGACTGGGTCCTGGACCGGGCCGGCGCCCGAACCGCTGCCGAGTACGAGCTGGTTGATCTCGCCGATTACCCCCTGCCCCACCTCGACGAGGCCACCCCTCCGTCCATGGGTCAGTACGAGGGCGAGCACACCAAGGCCTGGGCCACGAAGATCGCCGAATTCGACGGCTACATCTTCGTCACCCCCGAGTACAACCACTCCACCTCCGGCGTCCTGAAGAACGCCATCGACTATCTGTACGCCGAATGGAACAACAAGGCCGCCGCCTTCGTCTCCTACGGCTCTCTCGGCGGTGCCCGCGCCATCGAGCACCTGCGCACCGTCGCCAGCGAACTCCAACTCGCCCACGTCCGCCAACAGCTGTCCTTCTCCCTGTTCAGCGACTTCGAGAACTTCTCCGTCTTCAAACCCGGTCCGCAGCACGACGATGCTGCCATAGCCCTGTTCGACCAGCTGGAGTCCTGGACCAGTGCCCTGAAGACGACTCGGGCCTGA